From one Ctenopharyngodon idella isolate HZGC_01 chromosome 15, HZGC01, whole genome shotgun sequence genomic stretch:
- the gpr55a gene encoding G-protein coupled receptor 55a, which translates to MNSNNTYSCDWVCWVQWCVYVPIMVFGLPLNLAALWLLLFRVRRLSESMVYLINLIINDCLLMLSLPFKIHAYKKPWTLGNTFCSLLESLLYVNIYGSIMLSVCIAADRYIALQFPFAARRLRSPRKAVLVCLVMWVVLFGFSTPIYKFHDYSINTTYCFQDFSNGTWSKSWILVSMETVFCSSVILMVFCSVRVVQILHHLRARNPGDAKLRNNKSMKIVLSNLVVFLTCFIPYHIAALMYFPAKTSNLNSNSIDKLRYFVHISMCISNMNILADGACYYFILKENLESAKRERRMAIRTREMRIRSSNCQMLFGEMNNGTSTDTEKMEICVVTDFT; encoded by the exons ATGAACTCCAACAATACAT ACAGCTGTGACTGGGTGTGTTGGGTCCagtggtgtgtgtatgtgcccATTATGGTTTTCGGCCTCCCCCTGAACCTGGCTGCTCTGTGGCTGCTGCTCTTTCGTGTTCGACGCTTGAGCGAATCCATGGTTTACCTCATCAACCTGATCATCAACGACTGCCTGCTGATGCTGTCTCTGCCCTTTAAGATACATGCATACAAGAAGCCCTGGACTCTTGGTAATACCTTCTGCTCCCTGCTGGAGAGCCTGCTCTACGTCAACATCTATGGCAGCATAATGCTGAGCGTTTGCATCGCGGCCGACCGCTACATCGCTCTTCAGTTTCCATTTGCTGCGCGCCGTTTGCGATCTCCACGCAAGGCAGTGCTCGTGTGCCTGGTCATGTGGGTGGTGCTATTTGGATTCAGCACCCCCATCTACAAATTTCACGATTATTCAATCAACACAACTTACTGCTTCCAGGATTTCTCCAACGGAACTTGGTCGAAAAGTTGGATTCTGGTCTCTATGGAGACAGTGTTTTGCAGCAGTGTCATATTAATGGTGTTCTGCTCCGTGCGCGTGGTGCAGATTCTGCACCACTTGAGGGCACGCAATCCAGGCGATGCCAAACTGCGCAACAACAAGAGCATGAAGATCGTCCTCAGCAACCTGGTGGTCTTCCTCACATGCTTCATTCCTTACCACATAGCGGCGCTGATGTACTTCCCTGCCAAGACAAGCAATCTGAACTCAAACAGCATCGATAAACTGCGCTATTTTGTTCACATAAGCATGTGTATTAGCAATATGAACATCTTGGCAGATGGCGCATGTTACTACTTCATTCTTAAAGAGAACCTGGAGTCTGCAAAGCGAGAGAGGAGAATGGCTATACGCACCAGAGAGATGCGCATACGAAGTTCAAATTGTCAAATGTTATTTGGCGAAATGAATAATGGTACGTCCACAGACACTGAAAAGATGGAAATATGTGTGGTTACTGATTTTACATAA